The DNA window ATATCCGATATTCCTTCTTTCCTCAAACATCACAACCACCAGCACTATTCAACCCTTGGGGCGTCCGGCGCTATTTCCGCCGTGCTTTTCACCTTTATTATGGTAGACCCCTGGGTGCAGATACGGGTATTCTTCTTCCTGCCTATACCGGCAGTATTATACGGTGTGCTCTTCCTGGGTATTTCTGCTTACATGTCCAGAAAAGGCGGTGGCAACATCAACCATGATGCGCATCTGTGGGGAGCCTTATTCGGAATCGTTTTTCCGCTGGTGTTTTATCCGGAGCTGGGTACCAGATTCCTTGAACTGCTGACACGCAGATAATAAAATCTAATGATAATCTAAAAGGCCGACCAGTATACTGGTCGGCCTTTTTATGTTTATTTTGTTTCGATGCAAAGCACCTGTTGTGTAGCAGTAGTAATTTTGAAGCGGTCATCTATCCGCATGCCCACTACCCAGATGATTCTCTTGCCCGACTCCAGCACCCAGACGTTTTCTTTTTGAGGCAGAGACAATTTCTGATCTATTAGAAAACGGCTCACCTTTTTCTTCTTCGGCATACCGAGTGGATAAAAATAATCCCCTTGTTTCCATCTGCGTAATATCAGAGGGAAACTCACTTTGGCTGCGTCCAGCCAGGCAACAGCCGGAGCAGTGGGAATAGTAGCCAGGCCCCGCTCCTGCAGACGCAGCTGCAGATGGGCATTGCCATAGGCCACATGAGCAGGCGACTGATCAATCACATACAGCGGTGCATCCTGACGGGCCTCCGGTGTGATCAGCAACCAGTTGCGGTTGCGAATGATACGGTGTGTAGCTGTTTCCACATACCGTCCGGATTCGCTATCCAGCAGTTGCAGCACCTGTTGGGTTTGAGCCACGGAGCAACCAAAGTCTTTCAACAGTTCCCAGGCAATGGTTTGCAGCGGAACGGTCAGCTTCAGTTTCAGTACCGGTATCATCCAGGAATTATCTTTCTTTACCAGCAACCTTTTACGATGGCGGGCTACTGATTCCTGATACAACATTTCCGCTTCCCTCATCCGGAAGATGGTACCATCCATATTGCGGACTGCTGCAGGGAACATCTCCTGCATCTGCGGAATAATGTTGTGACGAAAAAAATTACGTGTATACTTGTCCGTTATATTTGAACTATCCTCCACAAAAGCAATCTGATGCAGGGCTGCATAAGCAACGAGGATATCCTTTTCAGCAAACAGCAGCGGGCGTATTATCCTGTCCTGTTTAGGCAGGATACCATGCAATCCGGCAATGCCGGTACCTTTGCAAAAGTTCATCAGGGCTGTTTCTACGCTGTCCTGCATATGATGGGCAGTAGCGATATAGCTGTACCCTTCGCGGCTGCGTACCTCTTCCAGCCACTGATAGCGTAGTTCCCGGGCAGCTACCTGTATGCTGACATTATGCTGTGTGGTGTAGGCTTCCGTATCAAAACGGGTGTTGTATAAAGGCAGGTTCAGCGAGGTGGCCAGCTGTTGTACAAACTGTTCATCCCGCTGCGATTCTTCTCCTCTCAGCTGAAAATTGCAGTGGGCGATACCCACGGCGAAACCAGCCTGTTTGAACAGATGGGCCATCACAACAGAGTCTACGCCACCGCTCACTGCAAGCAGGATGCGCTGGGTACGGTCAAACAGCTGTTGCCCGGTGATATAAGATGTAAAATTAGTCAGTAAGTGATGCGGCATACTTGGAGGGTTAAATGATTAATAGACCAGTTCTTCGTAGGCCGATTGTAATTCGTTATAGGTATGTCTTTCATTGGCAGCCTTGGCCATGGCCATACCTTTTTCGTAAGTGGCGATAGCTGCTTCCCTGTCTCCCACTCTTTCGAGCAGTTTACCCAGATGGTAATAGGAACCGGTATATCCGGGTTCATGGGCTAATAATTCTTCGAACAGCCGGCGGGCTGCAGTGTCGTTGTTTAATTTAATGTATTCCAGTGCCAGGGCGTGTTTCAGAAAACTGTCGTTTGGGCTGGTTTCCAGCATCTGTTTAATCTGTGCTATTCTATCCATGTAGATGATGTGCTTTTACCGGTCGTAATAAATTAAAAATAACAACTATATATCAGTTGTTATACTGATTAAAATCATAATATAGCCATGCGGTTGGCGTACATTAATTAGATATATTTGCTAATACCGCATTTTTAAACCAAACAGTTTACGGCATGAAGATTTTAGTTTGTATCAGTAAAACTCCGGACACGACTGCAAAAATAGCTTTCACGGACAATAACACGAAATTCAATGAAGCTGGTGTTCAGTTTATTATTAACCCATACGATGAATGGTATGCACTGGTGAGAGCTCTGGAGCTGAAGGAAACGGTAGGCGCGGATGTTCATCTGATTACGGTGGGCGGAGCTGATTGTGAGCCTATCATCCGCAAAGCGCTGGCGCTCGGTGGTGATGAGGCATTCAGGATAAATGCTGACAGTGCGGATAGTTATTACATCGCAGCACAGATTGCGGCACATGCAAAAGAAAAACAATACGATATCATATTTACCGGTAAAGAAACTATTGACTACAACGGTTCCGGCATAGGCGGTATGGTGGCCGAACTGCTGGACCTTCCCTATGTATCTATCGCAGCGAAGTTTGACCTCAATGGCACCAAAGCTACGATCAACCGCGAGATTGAGGGAGGTGAAGAGATCTGTGAAGTTTCACTGCCGGTGGTTGTGTCCTGCCAGAAAGGAATGGCTGAAGCCCGTATTCCTAACATGCGCGGTATCATGGCAGCGAGAACCAAACCGCTGGCTGTTGTGGAGCCTGTTGCTGCAGACACCCTGACCAGTGTGGTGAGTTTTGAATTGCCACCAGCCAAGGCAGGTGTGAAAATGATCAGCCCGGACAATGTGGCTGAACTGGTGAAATTGCTGCACGAAGAAGCCAAAGTCATCTAAGCGCAGTCAGGTATCTATTTGTTTCATTTCTAACCAAACGTATTCATGTCTATATTAATATTCGCCGATCAGACACAGGGAAAAATCAAAAAAGCAGCACTGGAAGCAGTACAATACGGTTCCAAAATAGCAGCGCAACTGGGCACTACTGCCACTGCACTCGTACTGGGACCTGCAGACGATACAGAACTGGCTGCACTGGGCAACTATGGCGCTACTAAAGTATTACATGCAGCCGATGCTCGCCTGCACGAAGTAGAGAGCACTGTATATACCAAAATCATTACAGAAGCGGCCGCCAAGGAAAATGCTATCGTGGTTATTTTCCCGCACAACTTTGACGGTAAGGCAATAGCTCCGCGTGTAGCAGCCCGTCTGAAAGCCGGACTGGTAGCTGGTGCTGTTTCCTACCCGGATACCAGCAATGGATTTGTGGTAAAGAAAAGTGTTTTCTCCGGTAAGGCTTTCGCTAATATCAATATCGTATCTGAGAAAAAAGTTATCTCTCTTATTCCTAACACCTACCCTGCAGTAGCTGGTTCCGGAACCGCTACAGTAGAAGCTTTTGCACCGGCCATCAATGATGCCGACTTTAAAGTAAAAGTGGTGAAGGTGGAGACTGTAAGCGGCGATATTCCGTTGACAGAAGCTGAAATCATTGTCAGCGGTGGCCGTGGTATGAAAGGGCCTGAGAACTGGGGTATGCTGGAAGACCTGGCTAAAGCGCTGGGGGCAGCAACTGCCAGCTCCCGTCCGGTAGCTGATTCCGGCTGGCGTCCTCACCACGAGCATGTTGGACAGACTGGTCTTACCGTAAGGCCCAATCTGTATATCGCGATAGGCATTTCCGGCGCTATCCAGCACCTGGCTGGTGTAAACGGAAGCAAGGTGATCGTGGTAGTCAACAAGGACCCGGAAGCGCCTTTCTTCAAAGCTGCAGATTATGGCATAGTTGGTGATGCATTTGAGGTGGTACCGAAACTGACCGAAGCGGTAAAGGCGTTTAAAGGAAAAGGCTGATATCCATAAAAATTATAACAGACAAACGACGTGTGAGTAGGGAGAAAAGGTGATGGACAACTACTGATAATCTCCCTTCTCATGCGTCGTTTGTAATTTATAATTTGTAATTCTCAGCTATATTGGCCATTAATCATGACAGATTTTTTTTAGATAAGGAATATTTTTCTAACTTCACGGTCTTACAAAATATTCAGCGACAACGCAAGACAGATATGAGAAAAATAGAACTGGAAATAGTTGCTTTATCGCACAGCATTACGCAGACTCATTCATATGCCGTGGTATTGGGAGAAGTAAATGGTTTGCGCCGTTTACCCATCGTGATCGGAGGCTTTGAAGCGCAGGCGATAGCCGTGGCTTTAGAAAAGATGCAACCCAGCCGCCCTCTTACACATGACCTGATGAAGAACTTCATGAATGCTTTTAATATAGAGCTACATGAGGTCGTGATCAGTAATCTGCAGGAAGGAATTTTTTACTCCAAGCTTATCTGCTCAAGTAATGATGAGACGATCGAAATAGATTCCCGTACATCCGATGCCCTGGCGCTGGCCGTACGTTTTGGTTGTCCGATCTACACGTTTGAAAATATCCTCAACAGTGCTGGCATCCTGCTGGACGATCCTGCCGGCAAAAAAAGCACGAAGCCGGTTACCCCTACTATTTCTGAGCATGAGAGAGGAGCCGAAGATGATCTGAAAGCCATGAACCTGGAAGAGCTGACACAGCTTCTGCAGGAAGTATTGGAGCAGGAAGATTATATCCGCGCTATCGCCATCCGCGACGAAATCAACAGCCGTAAAAGCAAATAATTCATTTTTCTGACAGCGGTAAAAGCAGCAGAGATATGCACTGCTGGAGGATTGCCGTGCAATGTTACGTACATGATCGTTTTTCCCAACTGCAAGATCAATCTGGGTCTGTATATCACTGGTAAACGTGCCGATGGTTTTCACGACCTGGAAACCGTATTCTATCCCCTGCCGGTAACTGATGCACTTGAAGTTATCGCGCCGGGTTCCCTGCAGTTCACCAGTAGCGGGATTCCTGTGCCAGGCGATGCCGCTGACAATCTGTGCCTCAAAGCGTTTCATTTAGTGCAGCAGGATTATCCGCAGCTGCAGCCTGTCAATATCCATCTTCATAAAAATATTCCTATCGGGGCCGGCCTGGGCGGAGGTTCCGCAGATGCGGCTTTTATGCTGCAACTGCTGAATAGTAAGTTTCAACTGGGACTCCAGCAGGAGCAGCTGATCAACTATGCTGCACAGCTGGGAAGTGACTGTCCGTTTTTTATCGCCAACAGCCCTTGTTATGCCACGGGCCGTGGCGAGGCGCTAGAGCCACTGTCGCTTGATTTGTCGGGGTACTCTTTTCTGCTGGTACATCCCGGCATACATGTTAATACCGGCTGGGCTTTCCGTCAGATAACCCCGCAGGCGCCGGCTCATTCTCTGAAAGAGATGATACAGTTGCCGGTAACGGAATGGCATCGTGTGATTGGTAATGATTTTGAGGCGCCGGTGTTTGCGGCGCATCCTGTGCTGGCAGAGATAAAGGCAACGATGTACAGTCAGGGGGCAGTGTATGCCAGCATGAGTGGTAGTGGTTCGGCGGTGGTGGGCATCTTCCCTAAAAACAAAATAGCTGACATCTTGTGGGATGCCAGCTATCGGGTATTTAAAGTTAATTAGTGCTTACTTTACGGAAGCTACCAGAGCTTTGAAAGTTTCTGGTTCATTCATAGCCAGATCTGCGAGCACTTTTCTGTTCAGATCGATGTTCTTACCAGCTAATTTATTCATGAACACAGAGTAGGTCAGACCTTCTGCTCTAACGGCAGCGTTGATACGAGCGATCCACAGCTGACGATAGTTTCTTTTCTTTAATTTACGACCAACATAGCTGTAGGTGAGTCCTTTCTCGAGGACGTTCTTCGCTACGGTGTAAACATTTTTCCTTTTACCGTAGAAGCCTTTGGCTTGCTTTAAGATCCTTTTTCTCCGGGCTCTTGAAGCTACGGCGTTAACTGAACGAGGCATTTTCTTTTGTTTTTTCTCAGGTTATAAAATTCGATTTGTTGGACGGATCTTAGCGGAGACCGAGCATTCTCTTAACCAGGTTAAGGTTTGCTTCGTGAACCAGCGTACTTCCTCTCAGGCTACGTTTTCTCTTCGTAGATTTTTTAGTCAGTAAGTGGCTTTTGAAGGCCATAAACCGCTTAATCTGTCCGTTCCCGCCAACCTTGAAGGTTTTCTTGGCGCGGGAATGTGTTCTTACTTTGGGCATCTTAC is part of the Chitinophaga flava genome and encodes:
- a CDS encoding tetratricopeptide repeat protein produces the protein MDRIAQIKQMLETSPNDSFLKHALALEYIKLNNDTAARRLFEELLAHEPGYTGSYYHLGKLLERVGDREAAIATYEKGMAMAKAANERHTYNELQSAYEELVY
- a CDS encoding rhomboid family intramembrane serine protease; its protein translation is MSVSIIIIIVTCLISYTALNNYDQLDKLSMQPYMVKHNKEYYRFITSGFVHADLQHLIFNMLTLFFFGPYVEDVFLQLFNMKLMYPVYYLLGIIISDIPSFLKHHNHQHYSTLGASGAISAVLFTFIMVDPWVQIRVFFFLPIPAVLYGVLFLGISAYMSRKGGGNINHDAHLWGALFGIVFPLVFYPELGTRFLELLTRR
- the rplT gene encoding 50S ribosomal protein L20, with amino-acid sequence MPRSVNAVASRARRKRILKQAKGFYGKRKNVYTVAKNVLEKGLTYSYVGRKLKKRNYRQLWIARINAAVRAEGLTYSVFMNKLAGKNIDLNRKVLADLAMNEPETFKALVASVK
- the ispE gene encoding 4-(cytidine 5'-diphospho)-2-C-methyl-D-erythritol kinase, translated to MIVFPNCKINLGLYITGKRADGFHDLETVFYPLPVTDALEVIAPGSLQFTSSGIPVPGDAADNLCLKAFHLVQQDYPQLQPVNIHLHKNIPIGAGLGGGSADAAFMLQLLNSKFQLGLQQEQLINYAAQLGSDCPFFIANSPCYATGRGEALEPLSLDLSGYSFLLVHPGIHVNTGWAFRQITPQAPAHSLKEMIQLPVTEWHRVIGNDFEAPVFAAHPVLAEIKATMYSQGAVYASMSGSGSAVVGIFPKNKIADILWDASYRVFKVN
- a CDS encoding electron transfer flavoprotein subunit beta/FixA family protein codes for the protein MKILVCISKTPDTTAKIAFTDNNTKFNEAGVQFIINPYDEWYALVRALELKETVGADVHLITVGGADCEPIIRKALALGGDEAFRINADSADSYYIAAQIAAHAKEKQYDIIFTGKETIDYNGSGIGGMVAELLDLPYVSIAAKFDLNGTKATINREIEGGEEICEVSLPVVVSCQKGMAEARIPNMRGIMAARTKPLAVVEPVAADTLTSVVSFELPPAKAGVKMISPDNVAELVKLLHEEAKVI
- the tilS gene encoding tRNA lysidine(34) synthetase TilS codes for the protein MPHHLLTNFTSYITGQQLFDRTQRILLAVSGGVDSVVMAHLFKQAGFAVGIAHCNFQLRGEESQRDEQFVQQLATSLNLPLYNTRFDTEAYTTQHNVSIQVAARELRYQWLEEVRSREGYSYIATAHHMQDSVETALMNFCKGTGIAGLHGILPKQDRIIRPLLFAEKDILVAYAALHQIAFVEDSSNITDKYTRNFFRHNIIPQMQEMFPAAVRNMDGTIFRMREAEMLYQESVARHRKRLLVKKDNSWMIPVLKLKLTVPLQTIAWELLKDFGCSVAQTQQVLQLLDSESGRYVETATHRIIRNRNWLLITPEARQDAPLYVIDQSPAHVAYGNAHLQLRLQERGLATIPTAPAVAWLDAAKVSFPLILRRWKQGDYFYPLGMPKKKKVSRFLIDQKLSLPQKENVWVLESGKRIIWVVGMRIDDRFKITTATQQVLCIETK
- a CDS encoding electron transfer flavoprotein subunit alpha/FixB family protein, with amino-acid sequence MSILIFADQTQGKIKKAALEAVQYGSKIAAQLGTTATALVLGPADDTELAALGNYGATKVLHAADARLHEVESTVYTKIITEAAAKENAIVVIFPHNFDGKAIAPRVAARLKAGLVAGAVSYPDTSNGFVVKKSVFSGKAFANINIVSEKKVISLIPNTYPAVAGSGTATVEAFAPAINDADFKVKVVKVETVSGDIPLTEAEIIVSGGRGMKGPENWGMLEDLAKALGAATASSRPVADSGWRPHHEHVGQTGLTVRPNLYIAIGISGAIQHLAGVNGSKVIVVVNKDPEAPFFKAADYGIVGDAFEVVPKLTEAVKAFKGKG
- the rpmI gene encoding 50S ribosomal protein L35 — translated: MPKVRTHSRAKKTFKVGGNGQIKRFMAFKSHLLTKKSTKRKRSLRGSTLVHEANLNLVKRMLGLR
- a CDS encoding bifunctional nuclease family protein → MRKIELEIVALSHSITQTHSYAVVLGEVNGLRRLPIVIGGFEAQAIAVALEKMQPSRPLTHDLMKNFMNAFNIELHEVVISNLQEGIFYSKLICSSNDETIEIDSRTSDALALAVRFGCPIYTFENILNSAGILLDDPAGKKSTKPVTPTISEHERGAEDDLKAMNLEELTQLLQEVLEQEDYIRAIAIRDEINSRKSK